A genome region from Bradyrhizobium sp. WSM1417 includes the following:
- a CDS encoding CCE_0567 family metalloprotein produces the protein MSDVESLKAEIKKLSAKATQAKMDLHDLSEDLPVNWTAILSVAQKAHDAFSELESKRQDLQALHKG, from the coding sequence ATGAGCGATGTTGAAAGCCTGAAAGCGGAAATAAAGAAGCTGTCGGCCAAAGCGACCCAGGCCAAGATGGACCTCCACGACCTCTCCGAGGATCTGCCTGTCAACTGGACCGCGATCCTGAGCGTGGCGCAGAAGGCCCACGACGCCTTCAGCGAGCTCGAAAGCAAGCGCCAAGATCTCCAGGCACTACACAAAGGATAA
- the fdxB gene encoding ferredoxin III, nif-specific, with the protein MSFRTRDGRDWRPDYLVWIDPNKCIGCGRCYKVCGREVMTLKGLSEDGEMIDLDEDDDEVEKKVMVMKDEGACIGCSACARVCPTNCQTHAPAA; encoded by the coding sequence ATGTCATTCAGGACCCGCGACGGCCGCGATTGGAGGCCGGACTACCTGGTTTGGATCGATCCAAACAAGTGCATCGGCTGCGGCCGCTGCTACAAGGTCTGCGGCCGCGAGGTCATGACGCTGAAGGGCCTGAGCGAGGACGGCGAGATGATCGATCTCGATGAGGACGACGATGAGGTCGAAAAGAAGGTCATGGTGATGAAGGACGAGGGGGCCTGCATCGGCTGCAGCGCCTGCGCCCGGGTCTGCCCGACAAACTGTCAGACCCACGCGCCAGCTGCTTGA
- the nifX gene encoding nitrogen fixation protein NifX gives MKVAFATQDLKHVDAHFGWAKNIAIYEVGPDGHRFIEAVQFGGDLTEDGNEDKLAPKIDAIRDCAILYVAAIGGSGAARVVASRIHPMKVLQPEPIDELCIKLQTVLKGSPPPWLRKLLTKSPERTVDFES, from the coding sequence ATGAAAGTTGCATTCGCCACTCAGGACTTGAAGCACGTCGATGCGCACTTCGGCTGGGCCAAGAACATCGCGATCTACGAAGTCGGCCCGGACGGGCATCGGTTTATTGAGGCGGTTCAGTTCGGCGGTGATCTCACCGAAGACGGCAATGAGGATAAGCTGGCGCCGAAGATCGACGCGATCAGGGACTGCGCAATCCTCTATGTTGCGGCGATCGGCGGCTCGGGTGCTGCGCGAGTCGTCGCGAGTAGGATTCATCCTATGAAGGTGCTGCAACCAGAACCCATCGACGAGCTTTGCATCAAACTGCAAACCGTGCTGAAGGGTTCGCCGCCGCCCTGGCTGCGGAAGCTGCTCACTAAAAGCCCGGAACGTACGGTGGATTTCGAATCCTGA
- a CDS encoding NifX-associated nitrogen fixation protein: MPDQSEITPAAAAAERPFLKELIKIWRAQDTHGAWEGKKDLDLLEPYILDKRKRRALPIVGNPDPDTTWRLQLFFDAIALSIEKATGVMISPMLKMHHEGFGRIVLIGGRLVVVSKQLRDVHRFGFNNLCHLAEQGDKIVSSGVEMIREFPEVANY, encoded by the coding sequence ATGCCCGATCAGTCTGAAATCACTCCAGCCGCCGCCGCGGCGGAGCGGCCATTTCTCAAAGAGCTCATCAAGATCTGGCGCGCCCAGGACACCCACGGCGCCTGGGAGGGCAAGAAGGACCTCGACCTGCTAGAACCCTACATTCTCGACAAGCGCAAGCGCCGCGCGCTGCCGATCGTCGGCAATCCCGACCCCGACACGACATGGCGACTGCAGTTGTTCTTTGACGCCATTGCGCTCTCGATCGAGAAGGCGACGGGTGTGATGATCTCGCCAATGCTGAAGATGCATCATGAAGGGTTCGGCCGGATCGTGCTGATTGGGGGCCGGCTCGTTGTCGTGAGTAAGCAGCTACGGGACGTGCATCGCTTTGGTTTCAACAATCTTTGTCATCTTGCCGAGCAAGGCGACAAAATCGTCAGCAGTGGTGTTGAGATGATCCGCGAGTTCCCGGAAGTGGCGAATTATTGA